The window AGGATGCCGCTTCGGCAGGCGGTCGGCAGATCCTGCCACGAGACGGTGGTGTTCGGTGGAAACGGCCGTTGCCGAACCCTTGTCCCGCACCCTGTCCTCCACGTTTCGTCCTTCAGTGTGCCCAGCGGCCACGTCGGGGAGCGGAGTTCGAACAATGGCGAAAACACCTTCCGCTCCCGTGAGTCGCGACGGGTCCGGGATGCGGTCGCTCGTGTCGCCGTCCATCGCCCGCGCGCTGAAGCACATCGAGGAGCGCTTCTCCGAGCCGATCACGCTGCACGACCTCGCCACGGTCGCGGGCATGAACCTGTTCACGATGATCAAGCAGTTCCGGCACGAGGTCGGCTCCACGCCGCACCGCCACCTCTGCGCGGTGCGGGTCCAGGCCGCGCAGGCCCTGCTGAGCGAGGGCCTGACGCCGGCCATGGCCGCGATCGAGGTGGGCTTCTTCGACCAGAGCCACCTCGCGCGCCACTTCAAGCGGCACTGCGGCACCACGCCGGGCCGCTACGCCGCTTCGATCCCCGCCGCGGCATGATCTGCCGAATCCGGCCAGGCCGCGGGCTCCGCGCGTGGCGGCCGGCCCACCCGCGCGCGGTCCTGTCGAGGAGCGCTCCGCCGGCCGCGACGGCCGGCCTATGGTCGCGCGGGCACGGTTTCGTAGGGGAATGCGCCGATCATCCGGGCGTCGCCGCGCGGCCGTCGTCCCACCATCGGCGCGCCAGGGCGGCCCAATAGGCCACCCCGTGCGGGATCGCGGCGTCGTTGAAGTCGTAGGTCGGGGCGTGCAGGGCCGGCGAAGGGCGGCCCGGTTCCGCGACGCCGATGAGGGCGTAGGCGCCCGGCTTCCGCTCCAGCATGAAGCCGAAATCCTCCGAGGTCATGTTCGGCGGCGTCGGGTCCTCGACGGCCCCCGCGCCGACGAGGTCGCGCATGACCGCGGCGGCGAAGCGCGCCTCGCCCGGCGAATTGGCGGTCAGCGGATAGGCGCCGTGGAAGTCGACCCGCCCGCGCGCGCCCTGCGCCGCCGGGAGGCCCTCCGCCATGGCGAGGAGGCCGGCCCGGAGGTCCGCCATCACGCCGGCGTCGAGCGCGC is drawn from Lichenibacterium dinghuense and contains these coding sequences:
- a CDS encoding helix-turn-helix domain-containing protein; amino-acid sequence: MSPSIARALKHIEERFSEPITLHDLATVAGMNLFTMIKQFRHEVGSTPHRHLCAVRVQAAQALLSEGLTPAMAAIEVGFFDQSHLARHFKRHCGTTPGRYAASIPAAA